The genomic DNA ATAAAAAAGTCGTTTCCTTTTCTATATGATGCCCCATCATTTACTGCAACAACATTATGAGCATAACTTAATTTATATGTACCATTGTATTTGTAAATGGTTTTATAATTGGAAGATGTTTCAATTCCCCAGCTGCCACCGGAATAAACATTGGTTTGAATAGCTAAATCCATGTGATCCCCTAATCCCAGGTAATAACCACTGCCTTTTAGAAAGAATCCTCTGTTTGCTGCATCTCCGTATGTAGGTATAAGTATACCTGATTTCTGGCCTTTTTTATTTGGAAAAAATCCAAATGGAAGCGCAAGAGGTGTAGGCATATCTTCAATGACCAGATAAGCCGGACCGGAAACGATTTTATCGTTAGGAATAACACGGGCTTTAGCAAATTTAATTTCATAATGAGGATGTTCGTCGGAGCAGGTTGTGTATTGTCCGTTTCGGATGTTTATAGAATTATCGGCAAATTTTTTAACATCTTTGCCATGAATGTAACTATCGCCTTCTTGTGTAATGATATTTGAAATCTTTCCTTTTTTACTTTTGAAATTATAGGTAAGTGTTGATGACGAAAAACTTTGTTCTCCTTGCGTAAAAATGGGTTTGCCTTTTATTTTTCCTGTTGAATCGGGCATTCCTTTTGCAAAAAGCTGGTTCGTTTTAAAAACGATTTCAACATATTCAGCATTGAGGGTGATGTCTTCATATTTGATTTCTGCATTCCCAAATAAATAAACTTTTTGGTTTTCTATATCAAAACGAATGGAATCGTCGGCTTTATAATCAACTTTTGATGAAATGGCAAAATCAGATGTACTATTGATGATGGTATCATTTTTGGTTTGCGTACTGTCTGTTTTAGGAATCGTATCCTGTGCATTGACAATACTGCCGGGAAATAAAAAGCAGATGCTTATGAAAAACAAAAATATTTGACGTTTTGAATGCAACGGAATATTACTATTTTTGTAAAACTGTTTATTAAAATAATGCGCAAAGCTAATTAAAATTTGGCATTCGGGTGAAACGTAAATTTCAAATAATTGGTATTCTTATTATAACGCTTTTAACGTATTTTAACGTTGTTCAGGCGCAAGGTTATAAAATTAATAAAGTTGTTATTGATGCAGGTCATGGTGGTACTGACCCCGGTTGTATTGGTAGTAAGACAAAAGAAAAAGATATTGCACTTTTACTGGCAACCAAACTGGGCGATTATATAAAACAATATTTTCCAACAGTAAAAGTAATATATACCCGCAGTACCGATACTTTTGTGGAACTTTATAAACGGGCACAAATTGCAAACGATAATAAAGCGGATTTGTTTATATCAATACATTGCAATGCAAATCCTTCTAAAGCACCGTATGGTTCGGAAACGTACGTTATGGGTTTGCATAAATCGCAGGCAAATCTTGACGTAGCGCAAAAAGAAAATGCCTCTATTTTAATGGAAGACAGCTATATTACGAATTACGATGGGTTTGAGCCGAACACAGAAGAAGCGTATATTATTTTTTCTCTTTATCAAAATGCTTATCTTGATTTAAGTCAAAACCTGGCAATTAAAATACAAAAACAAATGAAAGAAAAAGTTGGTTTATACGACAGAGGCGTTAAGCAGGCAGGATTTCTGGTTTTGTATAAAACGGCTATGCCCAGTATTTTATTTGAAGCCGGGTTTTTAAGTAATTTGAAAGATGAAGAATTTCTTTCCACTGCTAAAGGACAGGATTATGTAGCATCTGGATTATTCCGTGCTTTTAAAGAATATAAAAATGAACTGGAAAAAAATTCGATGGATAAAGATAAAGAAGATTCTGTCCCTGAAATTAAAAATGACACTTTGCCATATCATACTATTGTAAAAGATATTTCAAAGGAAGTTAATGACACTTTAGTAAATAATATTGTTTTTAAAATTCAATTTGCTACCTGTGATGTAAAAAAACCAATTAACTCACCCGATTTTAAAGAATTAAAGGATGTCCAGGAAGTTTATCATAATGGGTTATATAAATATTTAACCGGGAATGAAAAAAAATCGGGTGATGCTTTGGCATTATTAAAAAAAGTTCATGATTTAGGCTTTAAGGATGCATTTATAGTGGCCTTTCAGAATGGGGAAAGAATTTCTCCGCAACAAGCTATGAAATTGATAAAAAAAAATTAATAGATTTGTAAAAAAAATTATTCGTTTTGACTTTAAAAATTAAAAGAGAAGTAAAAGTTGGGATACTGGTAGTTACCACGTCTGCATTATTATTTTGGGGCATTAACTATCTGAAAGGTAAAAATTATCTTTCCAATAATCGTATTTTATATGCAACATATAACCAGGTTAATGGTTTGGTAAAAGCAAACTGGGTTATGGTTAATGGTGTTAAGGTTGGCGAAGTTTCGGGAATTGAGTTTATTGATTCTAAAGGAAGAGTGCAGGTTCAGATGTCGATTCAAAATAAAATAGATATACCTCGTAATACAATTGCAAGAATTTATAATTCCGATGTTTTAGGCTCGAAAGCAATTGAGTTATTATTAGGAAATTCCACCGATATGGTAAAAAACGGAGATGT from Bacteroidales bacterium includes the following:
- a CDS encoding N-acetylmuramoyl-L-alanine amidase; its protein translation is MKRKFQIIGILIITLLTYFNVVQAQGYKINKVVIDAGHGGTDPGCIGSKTKEKDIALLLATKLGDYIKQYFPTVKVIYTRSTDTFVELYKRAQIANDNKADLFISIHCNANPSKAPYGSETYVMGLHKSQANLDVAQKENASILMEDSYITNYDGFEPNTEEAYIIFSLYQNAYLDLSQNLAIKIQKQMKEKVGLYDRGVKQAGFLVLYKTAMPSILFEAGFLSNLKDEEFLSTAKGQDYVASGLFRAFKEYKNELEKNSMDKDKEDSVPEIKNDTLPYHTIVKDISKEVNDTLVNNIVFKIQFATCDVKKPINSPDFKELKDVQEVYHNGLYKYLTGNEKKSGDALALLKKVHDLGFKDAFIVAFQNGERISPQQAMKLIKKN